From bacterium, a single genomic window includes:
- a CDS encoding HD domain-containing phosphohydrolase, whose translation MTKDEKLISRIKELEKELDNVTEALSTAYEELSLLYDVTNSLGTMLNVDRLPVEILIKAMNVLETKYGYLMLFDEEDYKLKIRAEIGFSPEKLNRFKTEFIAEEGVSGQAIREGRYIIHSNIQSSKNIHEHILGINNLLCVPLKYKDEPIGVIVLGDKISGEPFFTPDAKLLFALATLVTSTIQNARLFCQLQDLFITTVSSLSSAIDEKDAYTEGHSQRVTEFSLDIARALKMSEKDKNILELTARLHDVGKIGISEAILDKPGKLNDEEWRIMKEHPLKGVKILQPAEDMKRTLAAVREARLLIPKEDMVKIIPGIKHHHERYDGKGYPDGLQGEEIPLMARIIAVADAFDAMTSKRAYREAMSEEQAIDELVKNAGYQHDPNLIETFIQTRKNKKS comes from the coding sequence ATGACTAAAGATGAAAAACTCATTTCAAGAATTAAAGAATTAGAAAAGGAATTAGATAATGTTACCGAAGCATTATCCACGGCTTATGAAGAATTATCTCTATTATATGATGTTACCAATAGTCTTGGAACAATGCTCAATGTCGATAGGTTACCTGTAGAAATTCTGATTAAAGCGATGAATGTTTTAGAAACTAAATATGGCTATTTAATGTTATTTGATGAAGAAGACTATAAACTAAAAATCCGAGCCGAGATAGGTTTCTCACCAGAGAAATTAAACAGGTTTAAAACTGAATTTATTGCTGAAGAAGGTGTTTCGGGCCAGGCAATAAGAGAGGGAAGATATATTATCCATAGTAATATCCAATCTTCTAAAAATATTCATGAACATATTTTAGGAATTAATAATCTTTTATGTGTGCCACTAAAATATAAGGATGAGCCAATTGGAGTGATAGTTTTAGGCGATAAGATTTCAGGTGAACCTTTTTTTACCCCGGATGCCAAACTTCTTTTTGCTTTAGCAACTTTAGTCACCTCTACTATTCAAAATGCCCGTCTTTTTTGTCAACTTCAAGATCTGTTTATCACCACCGTAAGTTCTCTTTCATCAGCTATTGACGAGAAAGATGCTTATACAGAAGGTCATTCGCAACGAGTGACTGAATTTTCACTGGATATTGCTCGGGCATTAAAGATGTCTGAAAAGGATAAAAATATTCTGGAATTAACTGCCAGATTACATGATGTGGGAAAAATTGGTATCTCAGAAGCTATCTTAGATAAACCTGGCAAATTAAATGATGAAGAATGGAGAATAATGAAGGAACATCCGCTAAAGGGAGTTAAAATCCTTCAACCAGCTGAAGATATGAAAAGAACATTAGCCGCAGTTAGAGAAGCACGGTTACTTATTCCAAAAGAAGATATGGTAAAGATTATTCCGGGAATTAAACACCATCATGAAAGATATGATGGTAAAGGCTATCCTGATGGATTACAGGGAGAGGAAATCCCATTAATGGCAAGGATAATTGCAGTTGCGGATGCATTTGATGCAATGACCTCTAAAAGGGCATATCGTGAGGCAATGAGTGAAGAACAGGCAATAGATGAATTAGTTAAAAATGCCGGGTATCAACATGACCCAAACCTCATAGAGACATTCATCCAGACGAGAAAAAATAAAAAATCATAA
- a CDS encoding prepilin-type N-terminal cleavage/methylation domain-containing protein — protein MLKKMLKNKKGFTLVELMVVVLILAILLLIIVARVPQVLTRSREAKTKDHLANLRVAINNYYSTNPGIFPQSLDNTPHNIGGQDVPAFTPNYMQEIPKARLRSHPPSGANPNSNAVTVIDTQKELMTPQNIADSNIGGWIYSSTTGEIRVNCNDLDSREKIYYSNYGHEEKE, from the coding sequence ATGTTAAAAAAAATGTTAAAAAACAAAAAGGGATTTACTTTAGTGGAGTTAATGGTAGTGGTGCTCATCTTAGCCATTTTACTGTTAATTATCGTGGCAAGAGTACCTCAAGTTCTGACACGGTCAAGGGAGGCAAAAACAAAAGACCATCTGGCTAATCTACGGGTAGCAATTAATAACTATTATAGTACCAATCCGGGAATTTTCCCCCAAAGCCTTGATAATACTCCGCATAATATTGGGGGGCAAGATGTGCCTGCTTTTACCCCAAATTATATGCAAGAAATCCCAAAAGCGAGATTAAGGTCTCATCCCCCCAGTGGTGCTAATCCCAATTCTAACGCGGTTACGGTTATTGATACACAAAAAGAACTGATGACCCCTCAAAATATAGCGGATAGTAATATCGGCGGTTGGATATACAGTTCAACTACTGGCGAAATCAGAGTTAATTGTAATGACTTAGATAGCCGGGAAAAGATATATTATTCAAATTATGGGCATGAGGAAAAGGAATAG